A region of the Phyllopteryx taeniolatus isolate TA_2022b chromosome 9, UOR_Ptae_1.2, whole genome shotgun sequence genome:
CCGCGACGAAagtacaaagtccgcatcaatgAAACGATTGTATCGACTGTATTCTATTGTTGCCTAATTTATTATGAAAATACCTCATTGAGAAGTGCAATATGAGTCAGAGCTGCAATTTCTGCCCAGCGACGGAGACACCGCCTGTAAACAGATATATTGTTTAATAAAGGAAAGGAATTTAGATTTAGACAACCATTTTAGCATCACGGGGAACATAAACTGCATCAGCCCTTTTCCAGTTTTTTTCCTTGGCATCACCCCTTCATTTCTTCCCCCCAGACCCAGTTTTACTATCATCTTTCTTTCTCTCCTGCCTTACTTCCCTTttacacctgtttttttttttttatccatgcaTTCTTACAGCCTTCCATTCACCAGTTAATTAAATTGGTGTCTACCTACTGTTGCCCGACCGTTTATACTATTTAATTACTGCTTCTGCACACTTCTAGTTAGATGCTATCTTCCTTTCGTTGGCTCGTACTTGTGACATAagtaatgacaataaagttcaACCTCCTCCTCCCATCCTTTTAGATTAGCAGGCAAGCTGCTGCTAATGTCCTCTACTCATGTCCAATGGTAGCCACCTAGCATTTAGCTCCACGTATCTGTCTTGCTTTGCCACATGTATCTCAACATATCCTCACCTGAATTCTTGCGTGTTTCCGATACATTCATATCACGGTGATATTTTTCTGCATCCCAACGTCGTCATTCTAATGTGAAACGAGACAGCTAGCTTGACAATAGCATGTAAGTTTTGATCAGGCGTATGACGGAGCTTCTATTTCCGGGTTCAAAGTTCTTCTGGAGGTCCTCGCGGCGCGGCGTCTTCACTACAAGATTAGAGGCAGTGAAACAGTAACACGTCACTTTCTCCCTCATTTTGCTGTTATTCACTCCAAAAGATGTCAGGCAGGGAAGGTGAGACGTTGTTTTATATCGCTGCGAACGTTCGGCATCATGTATTTGTATAAATATAACATTAAAACGTAACGTAGCGTATCTGTGTGCGGACTAGCTGGCTAGTTGTTGCTGAAGAGAGCAGCGCTCGTAGGGAaatcattaaataataataataataattcatctaAATGGCGACAGTGCATTTCTGTGCAGTTTATGTCAGCCGTGGCAAGCATCTTTTGACGTTCCGTTCATACCTGGCTGTCGGTGTTCTCTGTTGACAATAACGCAACTCATGTCGCCGCCAGGAGGCAAAAAGAAACCCCTGAAGGCTCCCAAAAAGCAGAGCAAGGACTTGGATGACGTAAGTTCCCGAAACATTGACCGGCTGTGCACGCATTAGGTTCTTTGCAATAGTTCCTGCGCTCAAGCCGCACCTACCAATTCCCAATTAAATTGAAGAAGTGTATCAAATGGATGTGCAGGATGAAGTTGCCTTCAAGCAGAAGCAGAAGGAGGAGCAGAAGGCCTTGGACATGCTGAAGGCCAAAGCTTCTGGGAAAGGACCACTCGGTATGGACgcaaaatattgtttgaaatacagatggtggaaaaagtgtgaggatgcctgtgtgtgtgtaggataTAAACCTGCATATGAACACACATTCTTATAATACCCTAAACATGACCCACTCCTAGATTTGAATCAGGACCTTTAATTGCTAACATAAAGATTGGAAATTTTAAGGTGTATTATATTACGTAATGGTGGCCATGGGAATTATCAGTTGCGTAAATGTTCGTCTTAtgttacaaaataatttgaacaacTGTAAAATGCTGTCCAAGTGTATTTCTAGATAATGCCGGACAGATTTTATTTCACAAAGATGCAACTTATGTGACAAAAGCTGTAATATGCTTTTCTAAGAATTTCGTAAAAACTAGACTGCATTCTTTAAGAGTTTGTTTCCGCAAAGACATCGTCATGGGCCACTCAAGTGTCGTTAGATTTTACAAAGTGTTATATTTTTCTGTATTAATGTAGACAATTATAAACAGAGTTTTTAGGCAAGggcaacaattacttttttttttttttttttttttttgcaatttgctGAAAGGCGCGCCCTccctcggtccctatccccgaCGACTTTTTATTTATCGATTGTTTGATTTTAACTGTTGCGTAGATTTTCCTGTCTTTTCCTTCCACCAGGTAGCGGCGGCATCAAGAAATCAGGCAAGAAATGAAGCCTCATGATGATTTTCGGCTCTGCTTCATGCCACTGCAGCGTGGCCGGTTTGTTTTGCTCCGattgaagtgttttttgtttgtttgtttcttaccTGGCAATTGCCAGAGGCAGTGCTAACTAACTGGAGTGAGTGTACAGCTTGTCACGCCAGGTTTTTACAGTGATATTTTCTTGGCCTAAACACTTGTAGTCATAAACACTGACCAACCGTTTTCAAATCAAAGGTCAGTCGCTGTCCAAATTGAGAATTGCTGCAAAAGAAAAatcgcaaatgttttttttttttttttttttatgacattttaaatggggGAGAaaccaataaaaatgttttgaaatcacCAACTGTGCATTGTTCCGTTTGTTTCATATATCTGTACGATTGATATCAGTAAGCGTAGCTAATGAGCTATGATAGTAAAATATCGCCATAAAGTTAGACATGCTTACGAGTTGCAGTATATCTTTACTGGTCAAGAGAAAAGCAcgtctttaaaaaatgttttccaaatattgattttttgttttttgtttttttttgcacccatTATCCCAAAAGTAATTTTTATTGTCATACGTTTTATGAATTGAGATCATCATATAGTATGTTTTTACACCCCTCCGCCACCCAAAGAAAGACTTGAAAAGATACTGAGTACTCcaagacaacatatttttaatatttctatATAACAACGTGTGAACCAATAACCTACCGTGACACGCCTCCAAATAGGGTGCAAACTGAAATACagtttaaaaagcaaaatagcGTTGAACGAGGTCACAAAATATCAGAcaattcacaaaaatgtctgTAAACTGGACGTATAGGTCTGATGTAATCAACTAGTAGACGTTATGATACTTGGCTATAAACAACTCCGATATTGAAATGTGTTGAAAGGAACTATTGTCACCCTGAGAAGGCCCTCTGGGACGAGGTTTGACCTGTAGACCAGTCTAGTGGCTTCAGTCCTAAACAGTGTGTCATTATTTCACTGTATTTTGCAGCGAGAGGCCGGCTGGTGGTCTGGCAGCTGTAGCAGCAGTCGTTCTTTTTCATCTCCTCGCTTCATTTTGGCCAGTTTCATCTGCAGCATCTGGATCTCCAGGTTGAGTTTCTCACGCTCCAGCAGCAGGTTTTCCTGCTGCAGCTCCAGCAGTTTGCTGTTCAATCGTGGACCTGCCAGGGTAGATTTGACCAGACAACGTTATTATTTTCCTATTCTACCCAGTGGAGTCTACttaaaagtggtacaatttggagttccaCCAAAAAatgctgtggtgaaaaaaaaaaatgcctgaaaAGTAAACCGTGTGTGATATCACATGAAATTTCAGCAAATCTCAATAGTCAGGCtcagtttttgtctttttatgtgATGTTACCATATAGGGGTACGGGTGACGCAGGCTTTTACAGGCAGTATAAAAGGGGCAGTGGAGTTCAACAAGAGTCTATACTCAGACCACTCCAATATAGTATGACTAATTCTGAGGATCTCAGAAACATCTATTGCAATGCAAATGATGcataattcattaaaaatgattttttttttattgccataGATCAAATTGAAGGGCTGAATGCAGATCAGGTCGAGTTGCGGattgggtacaccctgcactgggcGCCAGGCGATCTCAGGGCACGTACAGTCAAACAagaatccatctatccattctctgtaccgcttatcctcactaggctcgcgggtgGGATGGTGGCTATCCCATCTGACCTTAGGCgactgaaccggtcgccagtcagtcacagggcacatttgcAGAccgttcacacctacagacaatttcgagtctctaATGATGctaacatgcgtgtttttggaatgtgggaggaagttggagaacaggcaaactctacacaggaaaGCCTTAACCAAGCttcgaaccccgaacctcagaactgtgaggcagacatgcggACCGCTAGTTCAGCGCGCTGCCGTTGTTGTCCCGTACTAACATGAGAGCAGCAGTTACCTTCATTTTCTTGCGGCGGCTCGGTGAGAGACCTGAGCTCAACCTCCACCGGGTAGTGGTCGCTCACCTTCAGAGCCTGCAAAACAAACGGGCACAATATCGACCGATATCGCCATGTATTGCTTTTTGCTGACGATATGATATCGATACGCGTGTGTCACATCAATATCGTGGTGCTTGACCTTCGGATATGCCAATCTCAATATTTGCAGTCACGCATTGGAAAGCACCAAGAGTTTCTAATGTACGTCTTAGAAAGAAAGCGACGACATTGTACGGAAAAGCTTGGAcgatgagccacatgctgcttcaccacgcACCTGTTCGTTGCTGAGGTCAAACGCTTTCTGGAA
Encoded here:
- the tma7 gene encoding translation machinery-associated protein 7, coding for MSGREGGKKKPLKAPKKQSKDLDDDEVAFKQKQKEEQKALDMLKAKASGKGPLGSGGIKKSGKK